In Streptomyces sp. NBC_00091, the following proteins share a genomic window:
- a CDS encoding adenosine deaminase — protein sequence MTSETPNLPTPDQIRRSPKVLLHDHLDGGLRPGTIIELARDAGYENLPETDADKLGIWFREAADSGSLPRYLETFAHTCAVMQTKEALFRVAAECAEDLAEDGVVYAEIRYAPEQHLEAGLTLEEVVEAVNDGFREGERRAKANGHRIRVGALLTAMRHAARALEIAELANRYRDNGVVGFDIAGAEAGFPPTRHLDAFEYLKRENNHFTIHAGEAFGLPSIWQALQWCGADRLGHGVKIIDDIEVAADGSVTLGRLASYVRDKRIPLEMCPTSNLQTAAAASYAEHPIGLLRKLHFRLTVNTDNRLMSGTSMSREFEHLVDTFGYSLEDMQWFTVNAMKSAFIPFDERLAMINDVIKPGYAELKSEWLFRQTASTSGSVSA from the coding sequence ATGACGAGCGAGACCCCCAACCTGCCCACCCCGGATCAGATCCGCCGCTCCCCGAAGGTGCTGCTCCACGACCACCTCGACGGTGGACTGCGCCCCGGGACCATCATCGAGCTGGCCCGCGACGCCGGCTACGAGAACCTTCCCGAGACCGATGCCGACAAGCTGGGCATCTGGTTCCGCGAAGCCGCCGACTCCGGTTCCCTCCCGCGCTACCTGGAGACGTTCGCGCACACCTGCGCCGTCATGCAGACGAAGGAGGCCCTCTTCCGGGTCGCCGCCGAATGCGCCGAGGACCTGGCCGAGGACGGCGTCGTCTACGCCGAGATCCGCTACGCCCCCGAGCAGCACCTGGAAGCCGGCCTGACCCTCGAAGAGGTCGTCGAGGCCGTGAACGACGGCTTCCGCGAGGGCGAGCGCCGCGCGAAGGCCAACGGCCACCGCATCCGCGTCGGCGCCCTGCTGACGGCCATGCGCCACGCGGCCCGCGCGCTGGAGATCGCCGAGCTGGCCAACCGCTACCGCGACAACGGCGTGGTCGGCTTCGACATCGCCGGCGCCGAGGCCGGGTTCCCTCCCACCCGCCACCTCGACGCCTTCGAGTACCTCAAGCGCGAGAACAACCACTTCACCATCCACGCGGGCGAGGCCTTCGGCCTGCCGTCGATCTGGCAGGCCCTGCAGTGGTGCGGCGCCGACCGGCTCGGCCACGGTGTGAAGATCATCGACGACATCGAGGTCGCCGCCGACGGCTCGGTCACGCTGGGCCGCCTGGCCTCGTACGTCCGGGACAAGCGCATCCCCCTGGAGATGTGCCCGACCTCGAACCTGCAGACGGCTGCGGCCGCCTCGTACGCCGAGCACCCGATCGGGCTGCTGCGCAAGCTGCACTTCCGGCTGACGGTCAACACCGACAACCGGCTGATGAGCGGCACCAGCATGAGCCGCGAGTTCGAGCACCTGGTCGACACCTTCGGCTACTCGCTCGAAGACATGCAGTGGTTCACCGTCAATGCGATGAAGTCCGCGTTCATTCCTTTCGATGAACGACTGGCCATGATCAACGACGTGATCAAGCCGGGTTACGCGGAGCTGAAGTCCGAGTGGCTTTTCCGTCAGACCGCTTCCACCAGCGGATCTGTATCGGCCTAG
- a CDS encoding alpha/beta hydrolase, with product MAQHAPPARGARLGRAAGANGSVSTVSTVNGVVLLLPGASRFSPGPVRPLARALARAGRAQGLVAHTVAHGAGSREEAAGWAAEEVVRLYGDVPVCLAGFAAGGGAALRAAGHGAVNSVVAMAPCLAEGTGDGSPEPVKQLAGRQVLIVHGTNDARSDPEASFRLAARAKKANRSTCRFEVHSDGHGLREHQAEVVALAVDFVLGAMFSGRYSRPVTDALAAPPPLGLRMPLASGFGRSLRG from the coding sequence ATGGCACAGCATGCGCCGCCGGCGCGCGGGGCCCGCCTGGGGCGGGCGGCCGGCGCGAACGGCTCGGTCTCGACGGTCAGCACGGTCAACGGAGTGGTGCTCCTGCTTCCCGGGGCGTCCAGATTCTCCCCCGGTCCGGTACGTCCGCTCGCGCGGGCGCTGGCCCGGGCGGGCAGGGCGCAGGGGCTGGTGGCGCACACCGTGGCGCACGGGGCGGGGTCCCGGGAGGAGGCCGCCGGGTGGGCGGCGGAGGAGGTGGTGCGGCTCTACGGGGACGTGCCGGTGTGCCTGGCCGGCTTCGCCGCCGGGGGCGGGGCGGCGCTGCGGGCGGCGGGGCACGGGGCGGTCAACTCGGTGGTGGCGATGGCCCCTTGCTTAGCGGAGGGCACGGGTGACGGCTCCCCTGAGCCGGTGAAACAGCTCGCGGGGCGCCAGGTGCTGATCGTGCACGGCACCAACGACGCGCGCAGCGACCCGGAGGCCTCCTTCCGGCTGGCCGCCCGGGCGAAGAAGGCGAATCGTTCTACTTGCCGGTTCGAGGTGCACTCCGACGGGCACGGGCTGCGGGAACACCAGGCGGAAGTGGTGGCGCTGGCGGTGGACTTCGTCCTCGGCGCGATGTTCTCGGGGCGGTACTCGCGGCCGGTCACCGACGCGCTGGCGGCGCCCCCGCCGCTGGGCCTGCGGATGCCGCTCGCCTCGGGTTTCGGGCGGTCCCTGCGGGGCTGA
- a CDS encoding cupin domain-containing protein, translating into MAGMVCRNFDSADETRPFADGKGRLDVIQADGGPVGRAVFEPGWRWSEHIKPLAGTDSCQSAHTGYVVSGRMHVVMDDGESADYGPGDFMQVAPGHDAWVLGDEPCVAVDWTGFGTYAKPAA; encoded by the coding sequence ATGGCCGGAATGGTGTGCAGGAATTTCGACAGTGCGGACGAGACACGGCCGTTCGCCGACGGTAAGGGCCGGCTGGACGTGATCCAGGCGGACGGCGGCCCCGTCGGCCGCGCGGTCTTCGAGCCGGGCTGGCGCTGGTCGGAGCACATCAAGCCGCTGGCCGGCACCGACAGCTGCCAGTCCGCGCACACCGGGTACGTGGTGAGCGGCCGGATGCACGTCGTCATGGACGACGGGGAGAGCGCCGATTACGGACCCGGGGACTTCATGCAGGTGGCCCCGGGCCATGACGCCTGGGTCCTGGGCGACGAGCCCTGCGTGGCGGTGGACTGGACG